In the Streptomyces sp. f51 genome, one interval contains:
- a CDS encoding DUF4233 domain-containing protein has product MRTLCASTLIGEFFVIGFAGLVAMKEPDLSTATVWTVCGVLMALSVLLCGMITRPGGVQLGWALQILLVAGGFVVPSMFILGVAFAALWWASVHYGRKIDEAKARFAAQAKAEPDGTPA; this is encoded by the coding sequence GTGCGTACGCTCTGCGCTTCCACGCTGATCGGCGAGTTCTTCGTCATCGGCTTCGCCGGACTCGTCGCCATGAAGGAACCCGATCTGTCCACGGCCACGGTCTGGACGGTCTGCGGGGTCCTGATGGCGCTGAGCGTGCTGCTGTGCGGCATGATCACGCGGCCCGGCGGTGTCCAGCTCGGCTGGGCGCTCCAGATCCTGCTCGTCGCGGGCGGGTTCGTCGTGCCGTCGATGTTCATTCTGGGCGTGGCCTTCGCGGCCCTGTGGTGGGCCTCGGTCCACTACGGCCGCAAGATCGACGAGGCCAAGGCGAGGTTCGCCGCCCAGGCGAAGGCCGAGCCGGACGGCACCCCGGCCTAG